In Geotrypetes seraphini chromosome 4, aGeoSer1.1, whole genome shotgun sequence, a single window of DNA contains:
- the CEBPA gene encoding CCAAT/enhancer-binding protein alpha: MEQANFYEADCRPAMTGHIPSQQHSGFGYRGAPGAPVAEVGDICENENSIDISAYIDPAAFNDEFLADLFHNSKQEKAKLAPDFDYLGGMSGHPASAAGHHLMYGCMPAYLDGKPEALCDRLPAASMRPLVIKQEPREEEERAAARAALSAASYPHHPQQHPSHLQYQIAHCAQTTMHLQPGHPTPPPTPVPSPHHHQNTAPGGSGKMLPSDHRAKSKKSVDKSSSEYRVRRERNNIAVRKSRDKAKLRNAETQQKVLELSTDNERLRRRVEQLSRELETLRALFRQLPDSSLVKVVGGCA; the protein is encoded by the coding sequence ATGGAGCAAGCCAACTTCTACGAGGCCGACTGCCGGCCCGCGATGACCGGCCACATCCCGTCGCAGCAGCACAGCGGCTTCGGCTACCGGGGAGCGCCGGGGGCACCTGTCGCCGAGGTGGGCGACATCTGCGAGAACGAGAACTCCATCGACATCAGCGCCTACATCGACCCGGCCGCCTTCAACGACGAGTTCCTGGCCGACCTCTTCCACAACAGCAAGCAGGAGAAAGCCAAGCTCGCCCCCGACTTCGACTACCTGGGCGGCATGAGCGGCCACCCGGCCTCGGCCGCTGGCCACCACCTCATGTACGGCTGCATGCCCGCCTACCTGGACGGCAAGCCCGAGGCGCTGTGCGATCGCCTGCCGGCCGCAAGCATGCGACCCCTGGTCATCAAGCAGGAGCCgcgggaggaggaggagcggGCGGCCGCCCGGGCCGCCCTCTCGGCGGCGTCCTACCCTCATCACccccagcagcacccctcccaccTCCAGTACCAGATCGCCCACTGCGCGCAGACCACCATGCACCTGCAGCCCGGCCACCCCACGCCGCCCCCCACCCCGGTGCCCAGCCCTCACCACCACCAGAACACTGCCCCGGGCGGGTCGGGCAAGATGCTGCCCTCCGACCACCGGGCCAAGTCCAAGAAGTCGGTGGACAAGAGCAGCAGCGAGTACCGGGTGCGCCGGGAGAGGAACAACATCGCGGTGCGCAAGAGCCGCGACAAGGCGAAGCTGCGCAACGCCGAGACGCAGCAGAAGGTGCTCGAGCTGTCGACGGACAACGAGCGGCTGCGGCGGCGCGTGGAGCAGCTGAGCCGCGAGCTGGAGACGCTGCGCGCGCTCTTCCGCCAGCTGCCCGACAGCTCCCTGGTCAAAGTGGTGGGCGGCTGTGCGTGA